CAAATTGTTCTGCGTAGGCCTTGCTTAAACGGTGAAATGTTCCGGTGTATACTTTACTTGCTTTCACTGGGCCGATATCCGGTAATTTGTCCCATATTTTCGGTTTTCCTGATGCAATAATAATCAGGTTTGTTTTATTGGATATTCCCACATCATCACTCTTCCTTGTCTCTCTTCGGTATCTTTTTCTTCGATATGTACGAAATGATTATGTTTTAATACTTGGATAGATGCGCCATTTTGCTCGTAGCTTCTGGCAAAAATACGGTTGATTTCAGGCTGTTCTTTTAGCCAAGCAATCATCTCTATCAGTGCTTCGGACATATAGCCTTTATTTTGGTAGTCTGGCACAATACTGTAGCCGATTTCTATTTCGCCAGTTTCATCTGGATTCCCTTGCCCACCAATTTCGCCGATAATCTTATTTTCTTGTTTTAAAACGACTAATCGCGTCCATTTGATCATTCTATCGTCTTTTTTCACATTTTCTAACACATATGGTAAATAAAAAAAGAAATCAATTCCAGGCCAATCAGGCGACACGTGGTAGCCACTGGCTTTTTCTAATGCTTCTGTCCCATTGATTGTTGCTTGAATCATTTCCAGTGTGTAGTTAATTAAAATTAAGCGGTCTGTTTCTAAATTATCCACAACCAAAACCCGGCTTTCCTACGAATTTATTACTTTCAATTTAGCAGAATTGGGTAGAGGAACGCAACTAATCTGTGATTTTTTATCCAAATTATTATTTAAATGGTGGAGAACTATAAAAATAAAACTATTCTGACTATATACTTGACCTTTCATTTTTGAATGCGCTTCCATGTTAGTTATAGTCCAAATATAAGACCAGGTACTAATTCCAGTTAAAAGTGCAAGTTGCTTGAATTGTGCAAACAGACGGAAAACTTTCAAAATAACAATTGACAATCGCATGGCAACCATATATATTAAATACTAACATAACATTTCTTGATATTAATTTTTTCAAAAATGTGCGACTAATCGAAAAATAAAACCATTTAACGAAGGGGATAATGACTTATGAAAACGACTAAATCGGTCATTACAATTTTATTACTCTAGAAGGACTTTGAGCACTGTAGAAATTTACAGTAGTTTGAGTCCTGTTTACGTTAAATGGGATTCTGGCAAAGCATCCCATTGTTTTCATCATTGGGGTGCTTTTTATTTAGCCGGATTTCGGGTTTTCGAGCATTAAAAAGCGATTATCAAGCAAGCAGAACTTAATCATATATATTAATGCCGCGCTATTTAGTGAATTCTAAAAATTCAGTGTCGGCAAACAATTCTTAATTAGAAATGGGGTAAAGTCATATGCGTAGTGACAAAATAAAAAAAGGTGTCGAACAAGCTCCAGCAAGAAGTTTGCTGCATGCTACAGGTCAAATTAAAAGTCCAGGTGATATGGATAAACCATTTATCGCTATTTGTAACTCCTACATTGATATCGTTCCTGGTCATGTGCATTTGCGAGAACTTGCAGATGTGGCGAAAGAAGCCATTAGAGAGGCTGGCGGTATCCCATTTGAATTTAATACGATTGGTGTAGATGATGGCATTGCGATGGGACATATCGGTATGCGCTACTCCCTTCCCTCTCGTGAAGTTATCGCGGATGCAGCGGAAACAGTAATCAACGCGCACTGGTTTGACGGGGTTTTCTACATCCCAAACTGTGACAAAATCACACCGGGTATGCTTCTCGCTTCGGTTCGTACAAACGTCCCCGCTATCTTCTGTTCAGGTGGTCCGATGAAAGCTGGATTGTCTGCTCACGGAAAAGCGCTCACTCTTTCTTCTGTTTTTGAAGCAGTTGGTGCCTTTAAAGATGGCAGCATGTCCCAAGAAGATTTCCTTGATATGGAAGCTAATGCGTGTCCGACTTGTGGTTCTTGCGCCGGCATGTTTACAGCGAATTCGATGAACTGTTTAATGGAAATCCTTGGTATGGCTGTTCCCGGAAATGGTACAACACTTGCCGTTTCTGATGCACGCCGCGACCTTATTAGAGAATCTGCTTTTCATTTAATGGATTTAGTGAAAAAAGATATTCGTCCTCGTGACATTATTACAAAAGATGCGATTGATGATGCTTTCGCGCTGGATATGGCAATGGGTGGTTCAACAAATACCGTTTTACATACACTTGCCCTTGCAAACGAAGCCGGTATTGAAGATTACGATTTGGAACGTATCAATGATATCGCCAAACGTGTTCCCTACCTTTCCAAAATTGCACCGTCCTCTTCCTACTCGATGCATGACGTTCATGAAGCTGGCGGCGTTTCTGCCATCGTTAAAGAGCTTGTTGACCTTGGTGGCGCAATCCATCCAGACCGTATCACCGTTACTGGAAAAACGATTCGTGAAAACGTAGCTGATGCAAAAATTAATAATACCGATGTTATCCATCCGAAAGAAAATCCGTATAGCCCAGTTGGCGGACTTTCGATGTTATTCGGAAATATCGCACCAAAAGGAGCTGCTATCAAAGTTGGCGGCGTAGATCCTTCCGTACAAGTTTTCAAAGGAGAAGCAATTTGCTTTAGTTCTCATGATGAGGCGGTGGAAGCGATTGATAACCATACCGTTCGCGAGGGGCATGTAGTTGTTATTCGCTACGAAGGTCCAAAAGGCGGTCCGGGAATGCCAGAGATGCTGGCGCCAACTTCTAGTATTGTTGGACGTGGATTAGGAAAAGATGTTGCTTTGATTACAGATGGCCGTTTCTCCGGAGCTACTCGCGGTATCGCAGTTGGGCATATTTCTCCAGAAGCTGCAGCAGGCGGTCCGATTGCACTCGTTCATGACGGCGATATCATTACGATTGATTTGCCAAATCGGACGCTCAATGTAGACGTTCCTGATGAGGTTTTAGAAGAACGAAGAAAAGAATTACCAAAATTTAAAGCTAAAGTAAAAACTGGTTATCTTGCAAGATATACTGCGCTTGTAACTAGCGCCCATACTGGTGGTATTTTGCAAATTCCAGAAGATTTAATCGACTAAAAAAAGAGGTGATAAGCGTGATTGATACGACGAAGACAAATGAAAAAGCGACAAAAAAGCAAAATAAAAGTGGTGCGGAACTATTAATTGACTCCTTGAAAAAGCAACAAGTCGAGATGATTTTTGGTTATCCGGGTGGCGCGGTTCTCCCTCTCTATGATGCTTTTTATGACTGCGATATCCCGCATATTCTAACACGACACGAGCAAGGAGCGATTCATGCTGCGGAAGGTTATGCTCGCGTTACTGGGAAACCTGGTGTTGTGGTTGTAACGAGTGGACCTGGGGCGACCAATGTATTAACTGGTATTGCGGATGCGATGAGTGATTCGATTCCATTAGTAATTTTCACTGGGCAAGTTCATACGCCTGGTATCGGAAAAGATGCTTTCCAAGAAGCCGATATGATTGGGCTAACGATCCCCATTACGAAATACAATTACCAAGTGCGCGATGTTCGTGACTTACCAAAAATCGTCAATGAAGCTTTCCATATCGCAAGTACTGGTCGTAAAGGTCCTGTTGTCGTGGATATTCCAAAAGACATGGGGATTATCCAAACAGAGTCTGTCCGACCAGATACGATTGATTTGCCGGGTTATCAACCGACTTATTCACCAAATCCACTTCAACTTGAAAAACTAATGCAATCTCTTTCCGCCGCAAGTAAGCCACTAATACTTGCCGGAGCTGGCGTCAATCATGCGAGAGCTACAGCTGAATTACTAGAATTCGCTGAACGCTATCAAATTCCTATCGTGAATACACTGCTTGGTCTGGGAAGTTTCCCGCAAAGCCATGATTTATTCCTTGGTATGGGTGGTATGCACGGTTCTTATGCGGCCAATATGGCGCTAACGGATTGCGACTTGCTGATTAATTTTGGCTCCAGATTCGACGACCGGCTTGCAAGCGCGCCGAAAGAATTTGCCACGAAAGCAACCATTGCTCATATCGATATTGATCCTGCTGAAATCGGCAAAATTATCGAAACGCAAATTCCGATTGTGGCGGATATCAATGAAACCCTTACGCAACTTCTGCAAATGGAACTTCCGGTTCATCCGGATACATCCCATTGGTACAAATTAAATATGACGCGCAAAAACCGTCATCCTTTTAATTTTGATAGAACGAAAAAAGCGGAAATTAAACCACAGCGTGTCATTGAGCTAATTGGTGAAATTACGCAAGGTGAAGCGCTTGTTTCTACCGATGTTGGACAGCATCAAATGTGGGCAGCGCAGTTTTATCCATTCCAATTCGATCATCAAATTATTACGAGTGGCGGTCTTGGCACAATGGGCTTTGGCTTCCCGGCAGCCGTTGGGGCGCAACTTGCTTTCCCAGATAAAACGGTGGTTGCAATTGTTGGCGACGGTGGTTTCCAAATGACTAACCAAGAACTAGCAATTTTAAACGATTATCAAATCAATGTAAAAACGGTGATTATCAATAACGGTTCGCTCGGCATGGTTCGTCAGTGGCAAGAAAAATTCCACGGCGAAAGATATTCCCATTCGATTTTCACGAGCCAACCAGATTTTGTCAAACTATCTGAGGCTTATGGTGTCAAAGGTGTTCGCCTGACGAATCCGGAAACACTGGAAAAAGATTTGAGAAAAGCGTTCGCTCACCCTGGGCCGATCGTAATTGACGTTCATGTAGCAAAAGACGAACTAGTACTTCCAATGGTTCCAAGCGGCAAACCAAATCACCAAATGGAAGGGGTGGAATAAATGCGCCGAATCATTACCGCTACAGTTAACAACTCTTCTGGCGTATTAAATCGTATCACTGGGGTTATCTCCAGACGCCAATACAATATTGATAGCATCTCTGTCGGCTGGACCGAAATCCCAAATGTTTCCCGGATTACCATCGTCGTCCATGTCGATTCCTTATACGAAATCGAACAAGTAACCAAACAGCTCAACAAACAAATCGATGTGCTCAAAGTGAGCGATATTACTGACGATGCGCACATCGAACGCGAACTCGCTTTACTGAAAATCAACTCCCCCGCTGCCTTACGCTCCGAGCTAAACGCAGTCATCGAACCATTTCGCGCAACCGTCATTGATGTCGGCACGAAAAATGTTGTCATCCAAGTAACTGGTACAAGCGAAAAAATTGATGCTTTCGTTGACACCGTTCGCCCGTATGGCATTAAGCAAATGGCAAGAACTGGCGTAACTGGCTTTACAAGAAGCCCTAAAAAAATGGGTTGAAATCATTTACTACAGAGCAATTCGTTGCTTTGCTAGCATCAGAACAGCACATCGCTATTCTGAAATATAAAAAGAAACTAGTTGGAGGTTAGGAAAAATGACAAAAGTTTATTATGAAGATGCAGTAAAAAACAACGCACTAGAAGGTAAAACAGTAGCAGTAATCGGGTACGGTTCGCAAGGTCACGCACATTCTCAAAATCTACGTGACAATGGCAATAACGTTATTATCGGCATTCGCGAAGGAAAATCTGCCGAATCTGCAAGAAATGATGGCTTTGACGTTTATTCTGTTAGCGAAGCCGCTGATAAAGCTGATGTTATCATGATTCTTTTGCCAGATGAAACACAAGGCGAAACATACGAAAATGAAATTAAACCTAACCTAAAAGCTGGCAATGCACTTGTTTTCGCTCACGGTTTTAACATTCATTTTGACGTAATTAATCCTCCAAGCGATGTAGATGTTTTCCTAGTAGCTCCAAAAGGTCCTGGTCACTTAGTTCGCCGTACATTTGTTGAAGGTGGCGCAGTTCCTTCCCTATTCGCAATCTACCAAGATGCAACTGGAAACGCACGTGACACAGCCCTTTCTTATGCAAAAGGTATTGGCGCAACTCGCGCTGGCGTTATCGAAACCACTTTCAAAGAAGAAACCGAAACCGATCTATTCGGCGAACAAGCAGTTCTTTGCGGGGGCGCGACTCACCTTATCCAAGCTGGGTTTGAAACACTTGTAGAAGCTGGCTACCAACCAGAACTCGCTTATTTTGAAGTATTACACGAAATGAAACTGATTGTTGATTTGATGTATGAAGGCGGCATGGAAAAAATGCGCCACTCGATCTCTAATACAGCAGAATATGGTGATTATGTTTCCGGTCCTCGTGTTGTTACAGCTGATACGAAAAAAGCAATGAAAGAAGTACTTACCGACATTCAAAATGGTAACTTTGCTAAATCTTTCATCGACGACAACAAAAACGGCTTTAAAGAGTTCCATAGAATGCGCAAAGAACAACAAGGTCATCAAATCGAAAAAGTTGGCGCGGAACTTCGCGAAATGATGCCATTTGTCAAACCACAACATTAATACTTAATTCGGATTGCTAGGCGAGTTTTTCGCCTAGCAACCGTTTATCCTTTTTCAATATGAGTTTAAGGTAGAACGCGTTTCTTTCTTAAACTGATACTGAAAGCAGGAAAAATCCAAGCTTCCCTATCTAATATAAAACAAGAGGTGAAATCGAATGAAGAAAATCCAGTTTTTTGATACGACACTTAGAGATGGCGAACAAACCCCTGGAGTTAATTTTGACGTAAAGGAGAAAATCCAGATTGCCTTACAACTCGAAAAACTTGGAATTGATGTGATTGAAGCCGGCTTTCCGATTTCTTCTCCTGGAGATTTTGAATGCGTCAAGGCCATTGCAAAAGCGATTAAACATTGTTCTGTAACAGGGCTAGCGCGCTGTGTTGAAGGAGATATCGACCGCGCGGAAGAAGCGCTTAAAGACGCTGTTTCCCCGCAAATACATATCTTCTTAGCAACGAGCGATGTGCATATGGAATACAAATTAAAAATGAGTCGGGCGGAAGTTCTTGCTTCCATTAAACACCACATTAGTTATGCAAGACAAAAATTCGAAGTAGTACAGTTTTCACCAGAAGATGCAACTCGGTCAGATCGTGCTTTTCTAATTGAGGCCGTTCAAACAGCAATTGATGCCGGAGCAACTGTCATCAACATTCCGGACACGGTCGGATATACTAACCCAACCGAATTCGGACAGCTATTCCAAGACTTACGCCGCGAAATAAAGCAGTTTGATGATATTATTTTCGCTTCCCATTGTCATGATGACCTTGGTATGGCGACGGCGAATGCACTTGCTGCAATCGAAAATGGCGCAAGACGCGTTGAAGGTACGATTAATGGGATTGGCGAACGCGCTGGGAATACGGCGCTGGAAGAAGTTGCGGTCGCGCTGCATATTCGCAAAGATTTTTATCAAGCAGAAACAAATATCGTGTTGAACCAATTTAAAAATTCTAGTGATCTGATTAGTCGTTTGTCGGGTATGCCTGTTCCGCGTAATAAAGCCGTAATTGGTGGTAATGCTTACGCGCACGAGTCCGGTATTCATCAAGATGGCGTACTGAAAAACCCAGACACGTACGAAATCATCACCCCTGCCCTTGTCGGCGTGGATAAAAACTCGCTTCCTCTTGGCAAACTTTCTGGTAAACATGCCTTCAACACGCGCATGGAAGAAATGGGCTACACACTAACCGAACAAGAACAAAAAGATGCCTTTAAACGTTTCAAACAACTAGCAGATGCGAAAAAAGAAGTAACTGAAGAAGACTTGCACGCGTTAATTCTCGGCCAATCTTCCGAGTCTGCCGATGATTTCGAACTAAAACACCTGCAAGTTCAATACGTTACTGGCGGCGTCCAAGGTGCGATTGTTCGCATTGAAGAACGTGATGGCGCTCTAATAGAAGACGCAGCAACTGGTTCAGGTAGCATTGAAGCGATTTACAACACAATTAATCGCCTAATGAAACAAGACATCGAATTAACCGATTATCGTATCCAAGCAATAACTGCCGGCCAAGATGCCCAAGCAGAAGTCCATGTCGTCATTAAAAATGACAAAGGCGCTGAGTTCCATGGTATCGGTATTGATTTTGACGTTTTAACAGCTAGTGCTAAAGCTTATTTGCAAGCATCGGGCAAAAGCAAAACCGCCAGTAAGCAAGCTGATTTCGAGGAGGTAAAGTAACGTGACCTATAAAATTACTTCCTTAGCTGGCGACGGAATTGGTCCAGAAATTATGACTTCTGGACTTCAAGTATTAGAGGCAGTCGCAAAAAAATACAACCATACGTTTGAAATTGAATCCCATCCTTTTGGAGGCGCAGGAATTGACGCAGCTCACGACCCAATCCCCCCTTCCACCTTAAAAGCGTGCCAAGATGCCGACGCGATTTTACTCGGGGCAATTGGTGGTCCTAAATGGGATAACGCACCGAAACGTCCCGAAGATGGCCTACTTGCACTTCGAAAAGCGCTTGGTCTTTTCGCCAACATTCGCCCTATCCAAGTCCCAAGCTCCATCACGCACCTTTCTCCTTTAAAAAAGGAAATTGTTGAGAACACTGATTTTGTCGTTGTTCGTGAGTTGACTGGTGGACTTTACTTTGGGGAACCAAAACATTGGGATGAGTCAGCGGCAGTTGATTCTTTAACATATACCCGTGCAGAAATCGAGCGAATTATTGAGAAAGCTTTCGAAATAGCTGCGACGAGAAATAAAAAAGTTACTTCTGTGGATAAAGCGAATGTGCTAGCTTCTAGTAAACTATGGCGAAAAATTGCTGAAGAAGTGGCAAGTCGTCACCCAGATATCACACTAGAACATCTATACATTGATGCTGCGGCAATGCTTATGATTCAACGACCAACGACATTTGATGTTATCGTGACGGAAAACTTATTTGGCGATATTTTAAGCGATGAAGCGTCTGTCATTACTGGCTCACTTGGAATGCTCCCTTCTGCTAGCCATGCGGAAAACGGACCATCTTTATACGAACCAATTCACGGATCTGCGCCAGATATCGCTAAACAAAACATCGCGAATCCAATGTCTATGATATCTTCTGTATCCATGATGCTCCGTCAATCCTTCTCTCTTTTTGAAGAAGCGGATGCGATTGATGCGGCAACAGCAAAAACGATGCAAGCTGGATTTTTAACTGCTGACCTTGGTGGCAATACTTCCACAACAGACTTTACAAATGAAGTTCTAAAACAAATTGAAGGAGGAGAATAAAATGGGGAAAACACTTTTTGATAAACTTTGGAACCGTCATGTCATTTATGGCAAAGAAGGTGAACCGCAATTATTATACGTTGATCTTCATTTGATTCATGAAGTTACTTCTCCTCAAGCGTTTGAAGGACTGAGAATGGAAAATCGACCACTGCGCAGACCAGATAAAACGTTCGCGACAATGGATCACAATGTTCCTACTGAAGATATTTTCAACATTCAAGACCTTGTTGCTAAAAAGCAAATCGAAGCACTGCAAACTAATTGCGCGGAATTTGGTGTGACGCTGGCTGATATGGGTAGTGATCGCCAAGGAATCGTGCATATGGTTGGACCGGAAACTGGGCTAACACAACCTGGAAAAGTGATTGTTTGTGGGGATTCTCATACGGCGACACATGGTGCTTTCGGAGCGATTGGTTTTGGGATTGGCTCTAGTGAAGTGGAGCATGTTTTTGCCACTCAAACAATTTGGCAACAAAAGCCAAAATCAATGGGCATTGAAATTAACGGCAAACTTCCAAAAGGTGTCTATGCGAAAGATATTATTTTGCATTTGATTGCCACGTATGGCGTTGCATTTGGAACTGGTTATGCGGTCGAATACTACGGCGATACCATTCGTAATATGTCGATGGAAGAACGGATGACAATTTGCAATATGGCGATTGAAGGTGGCGCAAAAATGGGCATGATGGCGCCAGATGAAACTACTTTTGAATATGTGCGCGGTCGTGAATATGCTCCAGCTGATATGGATAAAGCAATTAGCGACTGGAAAACGCTCCAGACTGATCCAGATGCAGAATACGACCTTCATATCCAAATGGATGCGAGTATTTTGGAACCATATGTCACTTGGGGAACGAACCCCGAAATGGGTGTTCCTTTTTCGAAAGCATTTCCGGAAATTAAAGATATGAACTATGAGCGTGCTTATGAATATATGGGGCTAAAACCTGGTCAAACTGCGGAACAAATCGAGCTTGGCTATGTGTTTATTGGTTCTTGTACGAATGCCAGACTTTCTGACTTAGAAGAAGCCGCTCGTATCGTCAAAGGAAACAAAGTAAAAAATAATATTCGCGCACTCGTTGTCCCTGGTTCTCGCCAAGTTCGTAATGCGGCAGAATCCATCGGGCTAGATAAAATTTTTATAGAAGCTGGTTTTGAATGGCGCGAACCCGGTTGTTCAATGTGTCTAGGAATGAATCCCGACCAAGTACCGGACGGCGTTCACTGTGCCTCTACTTCGAATCGTAATTTTGAAGGACGGCAAGGCAAAGGGGCTCGTACCCATCTTGTTTCACCAGCAATGGCTGCAGCTGCCGCAATCAACGGGCACTTTATTGATATTCGAAAGGAGGCGGTTATCAGTGGAGGAAATTAAAGTACACATTGGAAAAACAGTGGCGCTAATGAACGACAATATTGATACCGATCAAATCATTCCAAAAAGTTTCTTAAAACGAATTGAACGCACTGGTTTTGGCGAATTTCTCTTTGATAGTTGGCGTTACCTGCCGAATCGTAAACCGAATCCGGATTTCCCGCTCAATGCTCCGGACCGCCAAGAAGCGACTATTTTGATTACTGGAGATAATTTTGGTTGTGGGTCTTCCAGAGAACATGCTGCTTGGGCGCTACTCGACTACCGTTTCCGTGTGATTATCGCTGGTAGTTATAGTGATATATTTTATATGAATTGTACCAAAAATGGTGTACTCCCTATCGTTCTTCCTAGAGAGGCACGTGAAAAATTAGCGCAAATTGCAGCCGAAGAGAATGTGACCATTGACTTACCAAACCAGCAAGTTATCAGTTCAGTTGGCACCTACCCTTTTGAGATTGATGCTACGTGGAAAAATAAATTTATTAATGGACTGGATGATATCGCCATTACATTTGAACATATTGATGCGATTAAAGCCTATGAACAAAAAGTGGATTCAATATAAGAAAAGGTAGTGAGGATGATGGAATTAGTTGACTTATTAGTAACAGAAGAAGATGTCGAAAAGGCCTATGAAGTCTTAAAGTCGGTCGTCAAGCATACACCACTAGAATATGATTTTTATCTTTCGGAAAAATATCATTGTAATGTCTATCTGAAACGCGAAGATTTGCAAAGAGTGCGTTCTTTTAAATTACGTGGTGCTTTTTATGCTATTTCCCGTCTATCAGCTGAGCAGTTAGAAAAAGGTGTCGTCTGCGCAAGTGCTGGAAACCATGCACAAGGAGTCGCTTATACGTGCAAACGAATGACGGTTCCTGCAACGATTTTCATGCCGACGACGACCCCTCAGCAAAAAGTATCGCAAGTGAAATTTTTCGGTGGTAGCAATGTAGAAGTTGTTTTAATTGGTGATACGTTTGATGCGTCCGCAACTGCGGCAAAAGAATTCGCGGCAGAACACGGCCAAACTTTTATCCCGCCGTTTGATGATCCTGATATTATTGCTGGGCAAGGATCGCTTGCTGTGGAGATGGTGAAAGATTTAAATAAAGCACACGAGCAAGCGGATTATGTTTTTGCTGGTATTGGCGGTGGTGGCTTGATTAGCGGCGTCGCAACGTATCTCAAAGCGAAAAGCCCAATTACCAAAATCATTGGAGTCGAGCCAGCTGGTGCCCCTTCGATGACAGAAGCTTTAAGACAAAATCAAGTCGTAACACTAGATAAGATCGATAAATTTGTTGATGGTGCTGCGGTAAAAGAAGTTGGAAGTTTAACGTTTCAACATGCGAAATTGTTAGTGGATGAAGTGACGACCGTTTCTGAAGGTGCTGTTTGTTCCACGATTTTGGATATGTATACGAAGCAAGCGATTGTTGCCGAACCAGCTGGTGCTCTTTCTGTCGCTGCACTTGAAACCTATCGGGAAGAAATTAAAGATAAGACGGTCGTTTGCATCGTGAGTGGTGGCAATAACGACATTAACCGGATGCAAGAAATTGAAGAGCGCTCCCTACTCCACGA
This portion of the Listeria cossartiae subsp. cossartiae genome encodes:
- the ilvA gene encoding threonine ammonia-lyase, with translation MELVDLLVTEEDVEKAYEVLKSVVKHTPLEYDFYLSEKYHCNVYLKREDLQRVRSFKLRGAFYAISRLSAEQLEKGVVCASAGNHAQGVAYTCKRMTVPATIFMPTTTPQQKVSQVKFFGGSNVEVVLIGDTFDASATAAKEFAAEHGQTFIPPFDDPDIIAGQGSLAVEMVKDLNKAHEQADYVFAGIGGGGLISGVATYLKAKSPITKIIGVEPAGAPSMTEALRQNQVVTLDKIDKFVDGAAVKEVGSLTFQHAKLLVDEVTTVSEGAVCSTILDMYTKQAIVAEPAGALSVAALETYREEIKDKTVVCIVSGGNNDINRMQEIEERSLLHEGLKHYFIVNFSQRPGALKEFVNDVLGPHDDITKFEYTKKVNRGNGPVIIGVLLQDRNDYEGLLDRVAAFDPSYIPINDNQTLYTLLV